A genomic window from Schistocerca serialis cubense isolate TAMUIC-IGC-003099 chromosome 4, iqSchSeri2.2, whole genome shotgun sequence includes:
- the LOC126475305 gene encoding zinc finger X-chromosomal protein-like isoform X3, with translation MYCENLTSHDTIHHLEQLPFRSTELNILKSRQAFLHFQCCQCGNWYQHKGSLSRHLRLECGKEPLFSCSLCSYKSKQKHDVKRHFLKKHMKH, from the coding sequence ATACCATACATCATTTGGAACAACTACCATTCCGTTCTACAGAATTAAACATTTTGAAGTCTCGTCaagcttttctccatttccagtgttGTCAGTGTGGAAATTGGTATCAGCATAAAGGTTCTCTCAGTCGACATCTTAGATTAGAATGTGGAAAAGAACCACTATTCAGTTGTTCCTTATGTTCGTACAAATCAAAACAGAAACATGATGTGAAGAGACACTTTCTTaaaaaacatatgaaacattaa